The following coding sequences are from one Treponema parvum window:
- a CDS encoding HD domain-containing protein, whose product MTSLEAVIEIGSTGIRLLVAEITDSGQRNTLDRSEMPVSLGHDVFTSGSVSSETLLRCIQILLRFREQLVSWNIQPDKTSVIATNAVREAKNRDPFVDRIQIRTGFHVQIIDGIENNRLTYLAVTDCLKGNAAVNLKKDAIIIEVGGGSTELMLIEKGKMAGAHSMRIGTVIVGQQLRSMLGTMEDAYRYIEEFIFNTKGSLDTELALQKIKQFIAVGSDARIAAANIGEKISPSVWELDRQVFDDFVDKLQTCTIDECAAQLRISYSDAQSLQISLLIYKLFLKFTNVKKILVAETSIREGLIISKTVPDTSLQQDFYSQITASAKNLLRKYRGDERHADFVRKISLKFYDALKEEIALPDKARLLLEISAILHDIGMFIRAENHNLHSQYIIANSEIFGLGREDITIISLIALYHRENKKPQDDKYFQMLPSSERMTILKLTAILRIADALDRSHMQKFTDFSIKTDDDTITIITSGDHNTTLENVALAQKADMFESFFGYKIIMM is encoded by the coding sequence ATGACATCCCTTGAAGCGGTAATAGAAATCGGCTCTACAGGGATAAGGCTCCTTGTTGCCGAAATAACCGACAGCGGGCAAAGAAACACATTGGACCGTTCCGAAATGCCGGTGTCGCTGGGGCACGATGTTTTTACATCCGGTTCGGTAAGCAGCGAAACGCTTTTACGCTGCATTCAAATTCTTTTAAGATTCCGTGAACAGCTTGTAAGCTGGAACATACAGCCGGATAAAACTTCCGTCATTGCAACTAACGCCGTAAGAGAAGCTAAAAACAGAGACCCCTTCGTAGACCGTATTCAGATAAGAACGGGATTCCATGTTCAGATAATAGACGGAATTGAAAATAATCGTCTTACGTATCTTGCCGTAACGGACTGCCTAAAGGGAAATGCCGCCGTAAATCTTAAAAAAGACGCGATAATTATTGAAGTGGGCGGAGGTTCTACCGAACTCATGCTCATTGAAAAAGGAAAAATGGCGGGCGCGCACAGCATGCGCATCGGAACGGTGATAGTAGGGCAGCAACTTCGTTCCATGCTGGGCACTATGGAAGATGCGTACCGCTACATAGAAGAATTTATATTTAACACAAAGGGTTCACTGGATACCGAGCTCGCTCTGCAAAAAATAAAGCAATTTATAGCCGTAGGCTCGGACGCCCGCATCGCAGCCGCAAATATCGGAGAAAAAATTTCGCCTTCCGTGTGGGAATTGGACAGACAGGTGTTCGACGATTTTGTTGACAAGCTTCAAACATGCACGATAGACGAATGCGCCGCGCAGCTTAGAATTTCTTACAGCGACGCGCAATCGTTGCAGATAAGCCTTTTGATATACAAGCTGTTTTTAAAATTCACAAATGTAAAAAAAATTCTCGTCGCGGAAACAAGCATACGCGAAGGTCTTATCATTTCAAAAACGGTTCCCGACACGTCCTTGCAGCAGGATTTTTATTCGCAGATTACGGCGTCGGCAAAAAATCTTCTCAGAAAATACAGGGGAGACGAACGGCACGCAGATTTTGTGCGAAAGATAAGTCTGAAATTTTATGACGCGCTTAAAGAGGAAATAGCTCTTCCCGACAAAGCCCGGCTTCTTTTGGAAATTTCAGCCATACTGCACGACATCGGCATGTTCATACGCGCTGAAAACCACAACCTGCATTCCCAATACATAATCGCAAATTCCGAAATTTTCGGTTTGGGAAGAGAAGATATAACTATAATCTCTTTGATCGCGCTCTACCACCGTGAAAATAAAAAGCCTCAGGACGATAAATATTTTCAAATGCTGCCGAGTTCCGAGCGCATGACGATCTTAAAACTTACGGCGATTTTGCGCATCGCGGACGCCTTGGACAGGAGCCATATGCAAAAATTTACCGATTTTTCCATAAAGACGGACGACGATACAATCACTATAATAACGTCCGGCGATCATAATACCACGCTTGAAAACGTTGCGCTCGCCCAAAAAGCGGATATGTTCGAATCTTTTTTCGGATATAAGATAATTATGATGTAA
- a CDS encoding MGH1-like glycoside hydrolase domain-containing protein has translation MNRRDFPKIHFYDQDFVDIYDKSWSWLNDYWINPATEEKDPEGYFIYPQGNSLIIEQFESIFSSFFLVYSNRNYPANQNIDYFYARQEENGAIRWKYDIRTNKPVTDEQNPEGIGMPLFAWAEFNLYHKSANKRRIREIMPVLQKYMDWIIGAFKKENGLFSVPAVAGGMFNSPRGGVFYPVDFNAAMAINAAYMSALGDILNDKDLSFQYKRMYFSLKTRINSMMWDNVTLFYHDLDSEEHRLPQKTIAGFWPLLAEMPNADKANALISHLNDPKTFGTSHPFPSLSADSPDFKESGEGFCGSVFPPLNFMIIKGLEKYQRYDMARECAIRHLYYILEALLPNDQKEKGDVFEAYLPCKEGKAVLTGHPDFPRARYMPYVGLSTIALMIENIIGLSISLPRKTVDWIIPNLEIMGIEKLSLKRNLITILSNKSLRGWEIQMESEKLYYFTINILDQKKKTLPIPSGKCSMLIDKL, from the coding sequence GTGAACAGACGTGATTTTCCCAAAATCCATTTTTACGATCAGGATTTTGTAGATATTTATGATAAATCTTGGTCTTGGCTTAACGATTATTGGATAAACCCGGCGACGGAAGAAAAAGATCCGGAAGGTTATTTTATTTATCCCCAGGGAAATTCCTTAATTATCGAACAATTCGAATCCATTTTTTCTTCATTTTTTTTGGTTTATTCGAACCGCAATTATCCTGCAAATCAAAACATAGATTATTTTTACGCCCGCCAGGAAGAAAACGGCGCCATTCGATGGAAGTACGATATAAGGACAAACAAACCCGTTACGGACGAGCAAAACCCTGAAGGCATAGGGATGCCTCTGTTTGCGTGGGCGGAATTTAACCTGTACCATAAATCGGCAAACAAGAGGCGTATCCGCGAAATTATGCCCGTCCTTCAAAAGTATATGGACTGGATAATCGGCGCTTTTAAAAAAGAAAACGGGCTTTTTTCCGTTCCGGCGGTTGCAGGCGGTATGTTTAACTCTCCCCGAGGGGGAGTTTTTTACCCTGTAGACTTTAATGCCGCAATGGCAATAAACGCCGCATACATGTCAGCTTTGGGCGATATCTTAAACGACAAGGATTTGAGCTTTCAGTACAAGCGCATGTATTTTTCGCTAAAGACGCGCATTAATTCAATGATGTGGGATAACGTTACCTTATTTTACCATGATCTGGACAGCGAAGAGCACCGCCTTCCTCAAAAGACCATCGCCGGTTTTTGGCCGCTTTTAGCCGAAATGCCCAATGCGGATAAGGCAAACGCTCTTATTTCGCATTTAAACGATCCTAAAACGTTCGGAACAAGCCACCCGTTTCCGTCGCTTTCGGCCGACAGTCCGGACTTTAAAGAATCCGGAGAAGGATTTTGCGGCAGCGTATTCCCTCCGCTGAATTTTATGATAATAAAGGGGCTTGAAAAATACCAAAGATACGACATGGCGCGCGAATGCGCGATCCGCCACCTTTACTATATTTTGGAAGCTCTTCTTCCGAACGATCAAAAAGAAAAAGGCGACGTGTTTGAAGCGTATCTGCCGTGCAAGGAAGGCAAGGCTGTTTTGACCGGTCATCCCGATTTTCCGCGCGCGCGTTACATGCCGTACGTAGGACTTTCTACCATAGCTTTGATGATAGAAAACATCATAGGGCTTTCGATAAGCCTGCCCAGAAAGACCGTAGACTGGATAATTCCGAATCTTGAAATAATGGGCATTGAAAAGCTTTCGCTCAAGAGAAATTTGATCACGATACTCAGCAACAAAAGTCTTCGCGGATGGGAAATTCAAATGGAGAGTGAAAAATTGTATTACTTTACCATAAATATTCTTGACCAAAAAAAGAAAACGTTGCCTATACCTTCGGGTAAGTGTTCAATGCTTATAGACAAGCTGTAG
- a CDS encoding tetratricopeptide repeat protein — protein sequence MKEKIKKEQLKIRLVLALTVVFLCAGCLTANTAGDASATGAGGAAKKSDGVVFAEKLKAALKAGSADEALKLFETIPPSLENNIQISILKSSLLLSAGRIDEASHLAEDLLARDPGNIEVLELLLMIAKTSNNTSKRQEYIKKIIASDPNNVRANIELASDAMKVNNYNLAKTLYDKALLSDSENEDALFGLGLSSYFLSKTDDAKSAFKRILEKNAHDPWALLYLGKISADEDRYREALAYVEEAAKYDAKNYDIYLSLGTYRRQLLDLKGAEEAWTKAISLEPDYFLAYAYRASLYDEMNKLSKAYSDYKKVVETNPKYFYAYESLGMLAWHEKDYEGSLKAFEKALSMNQNNISYVLMIAANYKKLGKTGEFKDFLEKHMKKLNRSSVEYTVVRLFYDGKGINAENAALLQIKKEDNNTKRGRFLYYMGLFYDLQGNDAAAAELYSQVLAMKAPLFFEYRLAEWSMQS from the coding sequence ATGAAAGAAAAAATTAAAAAGGAACAGTTAAAAATAAGACTTGTTTTAGCTCTTACTGTCGTATTTTTATGTGCGGGATGTCTTACGGCAAATACTGCCGGCGATGCTTCCGCAACGGGTGCCGGCGGAGCTGCAAAAAAATCCGACGGAGTTGTCTTTGCAGAAAAACTTAAAGCCGCATTAAAGGCCGGCTCGGCGGATGAAGCGTTAAAGCTCTTTGAAACCATTCCTCCGTCGCTTGAAAATAATATACAAATTTCAATATTAAAGTCTTCGCTTTTGTTATCCGCGGGAAGAATAGACGAAGCGTCTCATCTGGCGGAAGATCTTTTAGCGCGGGATCCCGGCAATATTGAAGTTTTAGAACTTTTGCTTATGATAGCAAAGACGTCTAACAACACTTCCAAACGGCAGGAGTATATCAAAAAAATCATAGCTTCCGATCCAAATAACGTTCGGGCAAACATTGAGCTTGCGAGCGACGCAATGAAAGTAAATAATTACAATCTTGCAAAGACTCTTTACGACAAGGCGCTTTTAAGCGACTCCGAAAACGAAGACGCCCTGTTCGGACTGGGGCTGAGTTCGTATTTTTTGTCCAAAACGGACGATGCAAAAAGCGCTTTTAAACGCATCCTTGAAAAAAACGCTCATGATCCTTGGGCGCTTTTGTATCTTGGAAAAATATCGGCCGACGAAGACCGCTACCGCGAAGCTCTCGCATATGTTGAAGAAGCTGCAAAATATGACGCCAAAAATTACGACATATATCTGAGTTTGGGAACTTATAGACGACAGCTGCTCGATCTTAAAGGCGCGGAAGAAGCGTGGACAAAAGCAATTTCGCTTGAACCCGATTATTTTCTCGCCTATGCGTACAGAGCAAGTTTATACGACGAAATGAATAAGCTCAGCAAAGCGTATTCGGATTATAAAAAAGTCGTCGAAACGAATCCTAAATATTTTTATGCATACGAGTCACTCGGTATGCTCGCCTGGCATGAAAAAGATTACGAAGGCTCTCTAAAAGCGTTCGAAAAAGCGCTTTCAATGAATCAAAACAATATTTCCTATGTCTTAATGATCGCCGCCAACTATAAAAAACTCGGAAAAACCGGTGAATTCAAGGATTTTCTTGAAAAGCACATGAAAAAGCTCAATAGATCAAGCGTGGAATATACGGTCGTCCGCCTTTTTTATGACGGAAAGGGAATAAACGCCGAAAACGCGGCTCTTTTGCAGATAAAAAAAGAAGATAACAATACCAAACGCGGCAGATTTTTGTATTATATGGGATTATTTTACGACTTGCAGGGTAACGATGCGGCCGCCGCGGAACTTTATTCTCAAGTTTTGGCTATGAAAGCGCCTTTGTTTTTTGAATATAGGCTGGCGGAATGGAGTATGCAATCATGA
- a CDS encoding TraB/GumN family protein: MSEIDSGASGTNRTEKRLFLNGREFILIGTAHISPESVEEVQNAVSKIAPDCVAVELDQKRYEAMINPSSWRNLDIVSVLKKKEGFLLLANLVLSSFQRRMGQNIGIRPGDEMKAAVEKASEMNIPVAMVDRPIHITLRRAWLKNSFWGKSKLVSALLASAFSNEKVSAEQIESLKKSNEMDSMMAELAEFMPVVKEVLIDERDRFLASHIWTADGNKILVVIGAGHLVGVQKHLEAIAAGKETSNTADIETLPEQKISAKVLAWIIPCVIVALIVAGFLFGGIDTGKAMVGSWILWNALLSALGAALAFGHPLTVICAGVAAPITSLSPFIGAGMVSGLVQAIVRKPKVSDMESIQTDIMSLKGIYKNRISRVLLVFLLSSLGSSVGTFVAGASFVGLSGLFFK; this comes from the coding sequence ATGAGTGAAATCGACAGCGGAGCAAGCGGAACAAACAGAACGGAAAAAAGACTCTTTCTTAACGGCCGGGAATTTATTTTGATAGGAACGGCGCATATTTCACCCGAAAGCGTTGAAGAAGTGCAAAATGCCGTGAGCAAAATTGCTCCCGATTGTGTGGCCGTGGAATTGGATCAAAAACGTTATGAAGCAATGATAAATCCGTCTTCGTGGCGCAACTTGGACATAGTGAGCGTTTTAAAAAAGAAAGAAGGATTTCTTCTTTTGGCAAATTTGGTTCTTTCTTCTTTTCAGCGCCGAATGGGGCAGAACATAGGTATACGTCCGGGGGACGAAATGAAAGCTGCGGTGGAAAAGGCCTCTGAAATGAATATTCCCGTTGCGATGGTCGACCGTCCAATACACATCACATTGCGCCGTGCCTGGCTTAAAAATTCGTTTTGGGGAAAAAGCAAACTCGTTTCGGCTCTTTTGGCAAGCGCGTTTTCAAACGAAAAAGTTTCTGCAGAACAAATAGAATCGTTAAAAAAATCGAATGAAATGGATTCAATGATGGCGGAACTTGCGGAATTTATGCCGGTCGTAAAAGAAGTTCTTATAGACGAAAGAGATCGTTTTTTGGCGTCGCACATTTGGACTGCCGACGGCAATAAAATTCTTGTCGTAATAGGAGCGGGACATCTTGTCGGGGTACAAAAACACCTTGAAGCTATTGCGGCAGGGAAGGAAACTTCCAATACGGCGGATATTGAAACGCTTCCGGAACAAAAGATAAGCGCAAAGGTTTTAGCTTGGATAATTCCCTGTGTTATCGTCGCTCTCATAGTCGCAGGTTTTTTATTCGGCGGCATAGATACGGGTAAAGCTATGGTAGGCTCATGGATACTGTGGAACGCTCTTCTTTCCGCCTTGGGCGCCGCTCTTGCGTTCGGACATCCTCTAACCGTAATTTGCGCAGGCGTAGCCGCTCCCATAACGTCGCTTTCGCCTTTTATAGGAGCTGGAATGGTTTCTGGCCTCGTACAGGCTATCGTCCGAAAGCCCAAAGTTTCCGACATGGAAAGTATTCAGACCGATATAATGAGTTTAAAAGGAATTTATAAAAATAGGATTTCAAGGGTTCTTTTGGTCTTCCTTTTATCGAGCTTGGGAAGTTCGGTCGGAACATTTGTCGCAGGCGCGTCTTTTGTGGGCCTGAGCGGCTTATTTTTCAAATAA
- the radA gene encoding DNA repair protein RadA, which translates to MAKRSNSIIFCCSSCGYIHPKWLGRCPECGSWNTLEEYIESPSSISASNKASSPSPKIKPVPLENIKTEDRGRIFTGISEFDRVLGGGAAKRSAILIGGEPGIGKSTLLLQAAAKYAESSGAKTLYVSGEESASQIKDRAERLRLRAPTVEILCSTRLEDILSALDRTSPVFTIIDSIQTVNSLEAGAIPGTVNQLKYCANELISWIKERDGVMIMTAHITKEGSIAGPKSLEHMVDTVISFEGINNEFRFLRAQKNRFGSVDELGILSMTEKGLEAARDPESMFITKRQGEQPAGVATAAVFEGSRVFLVEIQALTVPAKAAITRVYSEKIDSARVSRIAAVLEKRLGIRFSDQDIYINVAGGIRLSESAIDASLAAALYSARTDIAVPANTALCGELSLAGEIRPVNRLRQRIRAAQTLGYTKIYAPEKEEGAVVAATVKDMVKALFEK; encoded by the coding sequence ATGGCAAAAAGATCAAATTCAATCATTTTTTGCTGTTCGTCATGCGGGTACATCCATCCCAAATGGCTCGGCCGCTGCCCGGAATGTGGAAGTTGGAACACGCTTGAAGAATATATCGAAAGTCCCTCTTCAATCTCCGCTTCGAACAAAGCGAGCTCTCCGTCGCCTAAAATCAAACCTGTTCCGCTTGAAAACATAAAAACCGAAGACAGAGGGCGGATTTTTACGGGCATAAGCGAATTTGACAGGGTTTTAGGCGGAGGGGCCGCAAAGAGGTCGGCGATTTTAATCGGCGGAGAACCGGGGATAGGAAAATCCACTCTTCTTTTGCAGGCGGCCGCAAAATACGCTGAAAGCTCGGGCGCCAAAACTCTCTATGTCAGCGGAGAGGAATCGGCGTCGCAGATAAAAGACAGAGCCGAAAGGCTCCGCCTAAGAGCTCCTACGGTGGAAATTCTTTGTTCCACAAGGCTTGAAGACATACTTTCCGCCCTTGACAGGACGTCTCCCGTATTCACAATCATAGATTCAATCCAGACCGTAAATTCCCTTGAAGCTGGCGCTATCCCCGGTACTGTAAATCAACTCAAATACTGTGCAAACGAGCTTATCAGCTGGATAAAGGAACGCGACGGCGTAATGATAATGACCGCGCATATCACAAAGGAAGGATCGATTGCGGGGCCGAAATCGCTTGAACACATGGTCGACACCGTGATTTCCTTTGAAGGAATAAACAACGAGTTCCGTTTTTTGCGCGCGCAAAAGAACAGGTTCGGTTCCGTCGACGAACTGGGAATACTTTCCATGACCGAAAAAGGCCTTGAAGCTGCGAGAGACCCTGAATCAATGTTTATTACGAAAAGGCAGGGAGAGCAGCCGGCAGGAGTGGCGACGGCAGCGGTATTTGAAGGCAGCCGAGTGTTTTTGGTTGAAATTCAGGCGTTGACAGTTCCCGCAAAAGCCGCAATCACGCGCGTATACAGCGAAAAGATAGATTCAGCACGGGTAAGCCGGATCGCGGCCGTGCTTGAAAAAAGATTGGGTATAAGATTCTCCGATCAGGACATTTATATAAACGTCGCAGGAGGAATACGGCTTTCCGAAAGCGCCATTGACGCGTCACTCGCGGCAGCGCTTTATTCGGCGCGCACCGACATAGCAGTTCCTGCAAACACCGCTTTATGCGGCGAGCTGAGCCTCGCAGGTGAAATACGCCCGGTAAACCGGCTCCGGCAAAGGATAAGGGCGGCACAGACGTTAGGTTATACAAAAATCTATGCGCCCGAAAAAGAGGAAGGCGCTGTTGTAGCGGCGACCGTAAAAGACATGGTAAAAGCCTTATTTGAAAAATAA
- a CDS encoding NusG domain II-containing protein, giving the protein MHKSSFFKYIRIRPLDVVILTIFAAVLFFSILALRNTPERDPVLIIDSPFGQYIYELDKDREVKIKGLIGISVIKIENGKAKFDSSPCPNQTCVSGAPISKNFEWLACMPNQVFIHIEDRDVPHAGGAGRKNNSGSSSNRTDGKLGANENKKAGDVKSADGVDAMSF; this is encoded by the coding sequence ATGCATAAGTCAAGTTTTTTTAAATATATAAGGATTAGGCCTCTCGACGTCGTAATTTTGACAATTTTTGCGGCGGTTTTGTTTTTTTCGATACTCGCACTGCGCAATACACCTGAACGGGATCCCGTTTTAATAATAGATTCGCCATTCGGCCAATATATTTACGAACTTGACAAAGACAGGGAAGTTAAGATCAAGGGTTTGATCGGAATTTCAGTGATAAAAATTGAAAACGGAAAGGCAAAATTTGATTCGTCTCCGTGTCCCAATCAAACCTGCGTAAGCGGCGCTCCGATAAGTAAAAATTTCGAATGGCTGGCCTGCATGCCGAATCAGGTTTTTATTCACATAGAAGACAGGGACGTTCCGCACGCCGGCGGAGCCGGAAGGAAAAATAATTCCGGTTCCTCTTCGAACCGTACTGACGGCAAACTCGGCGCTAATGAAAACAAAAAGGCGGGAGACGTTAAAAGCGCGGACGGCGTAGACGCTATGTCGTTTTGA
- the epsC gene encoding serine O-acetyltransferase EpsC, translating into MNIDTLVERILDSYDKYGGVNRTETENFPNRENVVFILHDLQWLIFPGFNTADFIEGENLCYAAGLRVNRVISMLTAEIKKAMVYAAANKRCEDSKQPRCFELAEKTALALVDAIPDIRKAINLDAQAILNGDPAAKSIEEVILSYPGLEAILIYRLAHFLFKKEIPIIPRIMSEYVHGKTGIDIHPAAEIGESFFIDHGTGIVVGETTVIGKNVKLYQGVTLGALSVSKSLKNKKRHPTIEDDVTIYSGATILGGETIIGKGCTIGGNTWVTKSVPPGTTFLQEK; encoded by the coding sequence TTGAATATCGATACTTTAGTGGAAAGAATTCTTGATTCTTACGATAAATACGGCGGCGTAAACCGCACGGAAACCGAAAATTTCCCGAACAGAGAAAACGTTGTTTTTATTCTTCACGACCTGCAGTGGCTTATTTTTCCGGGATTTAATACGGCGGATTTTATCGAAGGCGAAAATTTGTGTTACGCTGCCGGTCTTCGCGTAAACCGCGTAATTTCAATGCTCACGGCGGAAATAAAAAAAGCTATGGTATATGCGGCGGCAAATAAACGCTGCGAAGATTCCAAGCAGCCGCGCTGTTTTGAACTTGCAGAAAAAACCGCTTTGGCTCTTGTAGATGCCATTCCCGACATACGTAAAGCGATAAATCTTGACGCGCAGGCTATTTTAAACGGCGATCCGGCCGCAAAGAGCATCGAAGAAGTTATACTCTCATATCCAGGGCTTGAAGCAATCTTAATTTACCGATTGGCGCACTTCCTGTTCAAAAAAGAAATTCCCATCATTCCCAGAATAATGAGCGAATACGTACACGGGAAAACCGGCATAGACATACATCCCGCGGCGGAAATAGGAGAATCCTTCTTTATAGATCACGGCACAGGAATTGTAGTAGGCGAAACGACCGTAATAGGAAAAAACGTCAAACTTTATCAGGGAGTAACGCTCGGGGCCTTGAGCGTGAGCAAGTCACTGAAAAACAAAAAGCGGCATCCCACGATCGAAGACGACGTAACTATTTATTCGGGAGCGACGATTTTAGGAGGAGAGACAATCATAGGCAAGGGATGCACCATAGGCGGCAATACTTGGGTAACAAAATCCGTTCCGCCGGGGACAACTTTTTTACAGGAAAAATAG
- a CDS encoding glycosyltransferase family 2 protein yields the protein MNLPLISVIVPFYKAEKTILNCLESVAAQTYPSIELVILNDGSKGILSESDHFSCAEDEIYGIIEKFSKKHASRKEFCVRYIEHEKNEGTFQARRTALENSSGAYCCFLDADDALTEQSLSLLYEAAMSCDADIVHGKAEIIHDENLPENRRLSVLKKIELIHEGVLEGERIADDFLCNRGHSFFLCGKLFRSEALKSAYALLPNFYCTTGEDFLLYYFICMNAKRYVGINEKVYRYDIDTGITSETLISSLDRWKRVCSVASAFTVLYSVFKESPPEDRHRAAVQKVCISYLANNIKQLRACVVPELYDKAYSTLCEYWGSSFVKRVESMLADYKGESVDT from the coding sequence TTGAATTTGCCTTTAATAAGCGTTATCGTTCCTTTTTATAAGGCCGAAAAGACTATTCTTAACTGCCTTGAAAGCGTCGCCGCTCAGACATATCCGTCAATAGAACTGGTGATTTTAAACGACGGCAGTAAGGGAATACTTTCAGAATCTGATCATTTTTCCTGCGCTGAAGATGAAATATATGGAATAATTGAAAAATTCTCTAAAAAACATGCTTCCCGCAAAGAGTTTTGCGTACGCTATATTGAACATGAAAAAAATGAGGGCACCTTTCAAGCAAGGCGCACCGCTCTTGAAAATTCTTCCGGGGCGTATTGCTGTTTTTTGGATGCGGACGACGCTCTTACAGAACAAAGCCTTTCTTTACTTTATGAAGCGGCCATGTCTTGCGATGCGGATATTGTGCACGGCAAGGCCGAAATCATCCATGATGAAAATTTACCGGAGAACCGCCGGCTTTCGGTTCTTAAAAAGATAGAGCTGATACACGAAGGTGTTCTTGAGGGGGAGAGAATAGCGGACGACTTTCTTTGCAATAGAGGACATTCGTTTTTTTTGTGTGGAAAACTTTTCAGATCCGAAGCGCTTAAAAGCGCGTACGCCCTCCTGCCGAATTTTTACTGCACTACCGGTGAAGATTTTCTTCTTTATTATTTTATCTGCATGAACGCAAAGCGCTATGTCGGCATAAACGAAAAAGTATATCGCTACGATATAGACACAGGCATAACTTCGGAAACTCTTATTTCAAGTCTTGACAGGTGGAAAAGAGTCTGCTCCGTCGCTTCGGCGTTTACGGTTTTGTATTCGGTTTTTAAAGAAAGTCCGCCTGAAGATCGCCACAGAGCCGCCGTTCAAAAAGTATGTATTTCATATCTTGCCAATAATATCAAGCAGCTCCGCGCGTGCGTCGTCCCCGAATTATATGACAAGGCTTATTCGACGCTCTGCGAGTATTGGGGCTCATCTTTTGTAAAAAGAGTAGAATCGATGCTTGCCGATTACAAAGGCGAATCCGTTGACACATAG